Proteins encoded together in one Orcinus orca chromosome 13, mOrcOrc1.1, whole genome shotgun sequence window:
- the LOC125960875 gene encoding uncharacterized protein LOC125960875, with the protein MGIDGKPSFPLQTGPLPCHIEGLPFTHSFLLIPSCPVPLLGRDVLFHLGASLQLVRLDPKVPSSQLLLPLLGLSLEPSPSYPPLPITPNPINPQVWDTSKPIIATHHSPVLIHLKNPSKFPSRPQFPISETQLRGLQPIITRLLNQGLLIPTDSPCNTPILPVRKASGDYRLVQDLRLINEAIIPLHPVVWIPNFALFAKPLYLAAKETPQGPLTSPSAVRQAFLTLHNALISSSPLSLPNPNRPFHLFVDERARIATGLLAQPVGPSYCPVAYLSKQLDPTIRGWQPCLRALAAAAELTKQTLKLPLAHPLTVFSSHRLVDLLGHKSLSLLGPSHIQEFHLLFIENPAISLDLPPTPRPA; encoded by the coding sequence ATGGGTATTGATGGCAAACCATCCTTCCCACTCCAGACAGGTCCACTCCCATGTCATATCGAAGGACTCCCTTTTACTCATTCTTTCTTACTCATACCATCCTGCCCAGTTCCCTTGCTAGGCCGAGATGTCCTTTTCCACTTAGGGGCCTCCCTCCAGCTGGTTAGACTTGACCCTAAggtcccctcctcccaactcctgcttcctcttcttgGCCTGTCTCTAGAACCCTCCCCCTCCTATCCCCCTCTTCCAATCACACCAAACCCAATCAATCCCCAAGTCTGGGATACTTCTAAGCCCATAATAGCAACACACCATTCCCCCGTTCTCATCCACCTAAAGAACCCCTCCAAATTTCCATCAAGGCCCCAATTTCCCATCTCTGAGACTCAACTTAGGGGCCTACAACCTATTATCACCAGACTCCTAAACCAGGGACTCCTTATCCCCACTGACTCTCCCTGCAACACCCCCATCCTGCCTGTCCGCAAGGCCTCTGGGGATTATCGCCTGGTCCAGGACCTCCGACTAATCAATGAGGCCATAATTCCTCTCCACCCAGTAGtctggatccctaactttgcTCTCTTCGCTAAACCCTTATATCTAGCCGCTAAAGAAACCCCTCAAGGacccctcacctctccttccGCCGTTCGACAGGCCTTTCTCACCCTCCATAACGCTCTGATATCttcttctcccctttctctgcccAATCCAAACCGaccttttcacctttttgtgGATGAACGGGCCAGAATAGCCACTGGACTCCTTGCCCAGCCTGTAGGGCCTTCCTACTGCCCCGTGGCTTACCTCTCCAAACAGCTAGACCCAACCATTCGGGGATGGCAACCATGCCTTCGGGCCCTAGCAGCGGCAGCCGAACTGACCAAACAAACACTCAAACTGCCTCTGGCCCACCCACTAACCGTGTTTTCCTCCCACCGGCTGGTCGACCTTCTAGGCCacaagtctctctccctcctgggcccctcccacATCCAGGAGTTCCACCTACTCTTCATTGAAAACCCTGCTATCTCCCTcgacctcccccccaccccccgccctgcCTAA